The segment GAGCAACAGCATTTAGAGTTTTTAAAACGATCTCCAGTAATCCCTATTGTAATCGTAGCATCAGTGATACTTTACTTTACTACAGACCTATTTCGATTCTCACAAGTCTGGATTACTAATGCAATTACGATGCTATTATTTAGCATTTTCATTCATACACTCGCACATAATAATTGGGGTAAGCGAATTAATAATAAGCTGTTAAGTCATTTGGGACATATTTCTTATGGAATATATATGTTTCATGTTATTGCGTTGAATTTTGTTGTATTTGTCATGTTGAAAGTGCAACAATTTGAAATTTTTAGTGATGACATAACACTTCTTTTAATTTATATATTGACTTTTGCACTAACGATACTTATGGCACACTTGTCTTATAAATATTTTGAAACCTTTTTTTTAAAATTGAAAACTAAATTTAGATAATGACACTTATAAAATCAATCTCAGGAATTCGTGGTACTATTGGAGGAACAGTTGGTGATAATCTTACACCAATTGATGCTGTAAAATTCGCATCTGCTTATGGTATGTGGATCAAACAGCAACGCAATAAAGAACACTATCGTGTAGTTGTTGGTAGAGATGCTCGTATTTCGGGTGAAATGATTCAAAATTTAGTCATGAATACGTTAGTTGGACTGGGTATTCACGTTATTGATTTAGGATTATCGACCACACCAACAGTTGAGATTGCAGTGCCTATGGAACATGCTGATGGTGGTATCATACTTACAGCTAGTCACAATCCAAAACAATGGAATGCACTTAAATTATTAGATGCCAAAGGCGAGTTTTTAAATGCGGAAGAAGGAGCTAAGATTTTAGAAATAGCCGAAACAGATGAGATGTCATTTGCTGATGTGGATAGCTTGGGTAAAATAACGATAAACGATGCCTATATCGATATGCATATTGATGAGGTATTAGCGATGAATCTTGTCAATAAAAAAGCAATTGAAAAAGCTAATTTTAAAGTGGTTGTTGATGGTGTGAATTCGACAGGAGGTATTGCAATACCGATGTTGTTAGAACGACTAGGAGTACATCCAGTAAAGCTTTATTGTGAGCCAAACGGACATTTTCCTCATAATCCAGAACCGTTAAAAGAACACTTAACAGATCTCTCAGAGGCTGTTGTTAAGGCGAATGCTGATTTTGGAATAGTTGTAGATCCAGATGTTGATCGTTTAGCCTTTATGGATGAAAACGGAGACATGTTTGGAGAAGAATATACCTTAGTAGCTTGTGCCGATTACGTATTAAGTAAAATACCGGGAAATACCGTTAGTAATATGAGTTCTACTCGAGCATTGCGCGATATCACCGAAAAACATGGAGGGACTTATGAAGCCAGTGCCGTTGGAGAGGTAAATGTTGTCACTCTTATGAAAAAAAACAATGCTGTTATTGGTGGTGAAGGAAATGGAGGTGTTATTTATCCGGAATTGCATTATGGAAGAGATGCGCTTGTTGGTGTGGCTTTGTTTTTAAGTTTATTGGCCGAAGGTCATATGACCGTGAGCGAATTGAGAGCCTCTTACCCGAATTACTTTATGAGTAAGAAAAAAATTCAATTAACACCTGATTTGGATGTCGATGGCATATTAGAAGTTATGGAAAAAAATTATGCACATGAAAAGTTGACAACTATTGATGGAGTTAAAATCGATTTTACCAATTCATGGGTGCATTTGCGAAAAAGTAATACCGAGCCAATTATTCGAATTTATACCGAAGCTCCTAGCCAACATGAGGCTGTTGACCTAGCAGATAGGATTATTTCAGAAATCAAATCGATAGCAAATATTTAGTATCTTCGCATAAAGCTAAGTTATATGATTTCTACGGAAGTTAATAAGACCTCACCATCAGATCTTGAATTGTATTTTAATCAGTTCAGACAGCATATTATTGGAATAGATCAGGAGTTTGAGTCGCCATTTGGAACCCGAAAAATTATTTACACCGATTGGACCGCTTCAGGCAGATTATATAGGCCTATAGAGGAAAAACTTTGTAATGAGTTTGGACCTTTCGTTGCTAATACACATACCGAAACTACAGTATCAGGTACGGCGATGACCAAAGCTTATCACGAAGCCAAACATATCATCAAGGCTCATGTCAACTGTGATGAAGATGATGTTTTAATCGTTTCAGGTAATGGGATGACAGGTGTCGTCAATAAATTTCAAAGAATTCTAGGACTTAAAGTTCCTGAGAACCTAAGAAAATATATTGATGTGCCAGATGAAATACGTCCAGTAGTATTTATTACGCATATGGAACATCATTCTAATCAAACGTCTTGGTTGGAGACCATCGCTAGAGTAGAGGTTATACCGCCAGATGAGAACGGTTTATTTAGTTTAAAAAATCTAGAATTACTGTTAGAAGAATATAAAGACTGTACCTTAAAAATAGCCTCAGTTATTGGAGGTTCTAATGTTACTGGCATTCAAACGCCGCATCATGATATTGCAGAGCTTATGCATAAACACGGCGGAGTGTGTTTCGTTGATTTTGCTTGTTCAGCACCTTATGTTGATATTAATATGCATCCAGAAAATGAACTTCAGTATTTGGACGCCATTTTCTTTTCGCCACATAAATTCTTAGGTGGACCAGGAACGTCTGGTGTATTAATTTTCAACAAGAGATTGTATAAAAATATGATTCCTGATTGTCCAGGTGGCGGAACAGTAAGTTGGACCAATCCATGGGGAGAACATAAATATATAGACAATATCGAGGATCGAGAAGATGGCGGAACGCCAGGGTTTTTACAAACTATAAAGGCGGCCCTAACGATCAAGCTGAAAGAACAAATGGGAGTGGATAATATCCTCAAACGCGAGCATGAATTGACACAAATTGTATTCAATGAATTATCGTCAATTGAGACTATTAAAATTTTGGCAGGACAACATCAGGATCGACTGGGTGTGATTTCTTTTTATATTGACGACTTGCATTATAATTTAGGTGTAAAATTATTGAATGATCGTTTTGGGATTCAAACACGAGGAGGTTGTAGTTGTGCAGGTACCTATGGGCATTTTTTACTGCATGTGGACCAACAAACTAGTCATGAACTCACTAATGAAATTTCTATTGGAGACTTGGTAAGAAAACCGGGTTGGATTCGTATGTCAATACATCCAACAACAACTAATGACGAAATGGTTTATGTGTGTGAAGCAATCAAATCTTTAGCACAGCATCATAGGGAGTGGGCAAAAGACTATGAATACCAAGGAAAAACGAATGAGTTCATTCATAAGTCCTTGCTTTCCAGACCAGACTCCACTGATGACATGGTCAATGCGTGGTTTAAATTGTAACTATTGATAATCTTCAGGGGACTTGTCTTTGTGTTTCCAGCGTTTATGGGTCCATAAGTAATATTCAGGAGCTTCATAGATTTGCTGTTCAACTAAGGTTAAGAATTTATCTGTGATTTCGTAATTGGGAACCTCTTTAGGATATTCAGCTATGGTTTCAAAAGTAGTCTCATAGAAACCACGTTTTATGCGCTTTACTCTAAAAAACACGACAGACATATCCAACTTTTTCGCTAACATTTCTGCACCAGTATGCACTGGGACTCTAATATTCATGAATTCTTTCCAATGAAAGGCTTTCCAAGGTTTTGGAGTTTGATCGGATACAAATCCGTTGACCGAAGTAATTCCTTGTTTTTTTAATTTTACCAATACAGGAATCGTCTCTTTAGTGGTAATCAGATAGGTGTTGTATTTTGCTCTAATACGCTTCACTAATCTATCAAAATATTTATTCTCAATACGTTTATAAACAGCATTACCTCGAGATTTCACATACGTTTGTAAAATAAATATCCACTCCCAACTGCCATAATGAGCACACATTAATACGATACTTCGATTTTGATTTTCTAGGTTCTGAATTAACTCTACGTTGCTAAACTTAAAGCGTTCTTTCATTTCTGCTTCGGAAATAGATAAAGATTTGATAGCTTCAACCATCATATCACAAAAATGGTGATAAAATCGCCGGGTAATGCGATTGATTTCTGCATTATCTTTGTCCGGAAACACTAGCCTTAAGTTGTATTGCACCGTTTTTTTTCGATAACCAAATATGCGATATATAAATAAATAGATGACATCTGAAAAGGCATACAATAATCTAAACGGTAATATGGAGATTAACCATAAAAACGGATAAGCGATAATGTAAATTAGAAGTTGCATTAATATATGTTAGATTTGCAGTCGCAAATATATGTATAATTAAGATTTATGGGCAATATAAGTTTATTCACAATCATCATCATCGCAGCAAACGCTTTGATCTCGTATAAAGGTTTTGGAGATTATGGTTTTTTTGAGCGTTATAAATTCAATGTAGGTAGCGTAAGACGCGGGGAACAATTTAGAATATTTAGTTCTGGTTTTCTTCATGCAGACACCTCACATTTGTTATTTAATATGATCACTTTGTTCTTTTTTGCGGATCGTGTCATTTGGCATTTAGGCGAATTTAATTTTTTGTTAGTTTATGTAGGAAGTTTGCTCCTTGGAAGTTTATTATCCTTATATTTTCATAAAAACGAGTATCAATATAGTGCAGTAGGGGCGAGTGGAGCTGTAATGGGGATTATTTACTCGGCGATTTTACTCGATCCTCATATGCGGATAAATATCATTATTCCGGGTTATGTATTCGGGATAGGTTATTTAATTTATTCCATTTATGGTATGAAAAAGCGAGTTGGGAATATTGGTCATGACGCACATTTTGGTGGAGCAGTTGGAGGTTATATCTTAACATTGATACTCAAGCCATCATTGTTTGAGACGCAATTGCAAATGGTTGGATTATTAGCGGTACCAATTGTTGTGTTATTAGTCATGCATAAACTAGGAAAAATCTAAAATTTCAGATGCAGATTAACAAACTAAAAAGCCTTCAATCTCAAAAAAATTGAAGGCTTTTTATATGGTC is part of the Formosa sp. Hel1_31_208 genome and harbors:
- the glmM gene encoding phosphoglucosamine mutase, encoding MTLIKSISGIRGTIGGTVGDNLTPIDAVKFASAYGMWIKQQRNKEHYRVVVGRDARISGEMIQNLVMNTLVGLGIHVIDLGLSTTPTVEIAVPMEHADGGIILTASHNPKQWNALKLLDAKGEFLNAEEGAKILEIAETDEMSFADVDSLGKITINDAYIDMHIDEVLAMNLVNKKAIEKANFKVVVDGVNSTGGIAIPMLLERLGVHPVKLYCEPNGHFPHNPEPLKEHLTDLSEAVVKANADFGIVVDPDVDRLAFMDENGDMFGEEYTLVACADYVLSKIPGNTVSNMSSTRALRDITEKHGGTYEASAVGEVNVVTLMKKNNAVIGGEGNGGVIYPELHYGRDALVGVALFLSLLAEGHMTVSELRASYPNYFMSKKKIQLTPDLDVDGILEVMEKNYAHEKLTTIDGVKIDFTNSWVHLRKSNTEPIIRIYTEAPSQHEAVDLADRIISEIKSIANI
- a CDS encoding rhomboid family intramembrane serine protease, which codes for MGNISLFTIIIIAANALISYKGFGDYGFFERYKFNVGSVRRGEQFRIFSSGFLHADTSHLLFNMITLFFFADRVIWHLGEFNFLLVYVGSLLLGSLLSLYFHKNEYQYSAVGASGAVMGIIYSAILLDPHMRINIIIPGYVFGIGYLIYSIYGMKKRVGNIGHDAHFGGAVGGYILTLILKPSLFETQLQMVGLLAVPIVVLLVMHKLGKI
- a CDS encoding lysophospholipid acyltransferase family protein — translated: MQLLIYIIAYPFLWLISILPFRLLYAFSDVIYLFIYRIFGYRKKTVQYNLRLVFPDKDNAEINRITRRFYHHFCDMMVEAIKSLSISEAEMKERFKFSNVELIQNLENQNRSIVLMCAHYGSWEWIFILQTYVKSRGNAVYKRIENKYFDRLVKRIRAKYNTYLITTKETIPVLVKLKKQGITSVNGFVSDQTPKPWKAFHWKEFMNIRVPVHTGAEMLAKKLDMSVVFFRVKRIKRGFYETTFETIAEYPKEVPNYEITDKFLTLVEQQIYEAPEYYLWTHKRWKHKDKSPEDYQ
- a CDS encoding aminotransferase class V-fold PLP-dependent enzyme; its protein translation is MISTEVNKTSPSDLELYFNQFRQHIIGIDQEFESPFGTRKIIYTDWTASGRLYRPIEEKLCNEFGPFVANTHTETTVSGTAMTKAYHEAKHIIKAHVNCDEDDVLIVSGNGMTGVVNKFQRILGLKVPENLRKYIDVPDEIRPVVFITHMEHHSNQTSWLETIARVEVIPPDENGLFSLKNLELLLEEYKDCTLKIASVIGGSNVTGIQTPHHDIAELMHKHGGVCFVDFACSAPYVDINMHPENELQYLDAIFFSPHKFLGGPGTSGVLIFNKRLYKNMIPDCPGGGTVSWTNPWGEHKYIDNIEDREDGGTPGFLQTIKAALTIKLKEQMGVDNILKREHELTQIVFNELSSIETIKILAGQHQDRLGVISFYIDDLHYNLGVKLLNDRFGIQTRGGCSCAGTYGHFLLHVDQQTSHELTNEISIGDLVRKPGWIRMSIHPTTTNDEMVYVCEAIKSLAQHHREWAKDYEYQGKTNEFIHKSLLSRPDSTDDMVNAWFKL